One window from the genome of Hoplias malabaricus isolate fHopMal1 chromosome X2, fHopMal1.hap1, whole genome shotgun sequence encodes:
- the LOC136677094 gene encoding RING finger and CHY zinc finger domain-containing protein 1-like — MAAEIGCQHYVRSCLLKAPCCGNFYVCRLCHDAEENHQMDRFQVKEVKCAVCSSIQQAQQVCKACGVKFGEYYCDICHLFDINKKQYHCQPCGICRIGPREKYFHCLKCNLCLASDLQGNHKCVENVSRQNCPVCMEDIHTSRIGAHVLPCGHLLHKTCFEDMCRTGAYRCPLCMHSVWNMEEYWERRDKEIAQSPMPPEYQHTTVKILCNDCQYHCTVPFHVLGMKCSSCGSYNTAQDGGLIQPAEQQPPQQQSQQQHQQQSAEPESETQ, encoded by the exons ATGGCCGCAGAAATTGGATGTCAACATTATGTTCGCAGCTGTTTGCTTAAA GCTCCCTGCTGTGGAAATTTTTATGTATGTAGACTCTGTCACGATGCTGAAGAGAATCATCAGATGGATCGATTCCAGGTGAAAGAAGTAAAGTGTGCAGTTTGCAGCTCTATTCAGCAG GCTCAGCAAGTGTGTAAAGCCTGTGGAGTCAAGTTTGGTGAATATTACTGCGACATATGTCATCTGTTCGATATAAACAAGAAGCAGTATCACTGCCAGCCCTGTGGAATCTGCAG GATTGGACCTAGAGAGAAGTACTTCCATTGTTTGAAGTGTAATTTATGTTTGGCCAGCGATCTTCAAGGGAACCACAAG tgtGTTGAGAATGTGTCAAGGCAGAATTGCCCTGTCTGTATGGAGGACATCCACACGTCCAGAATTGGAGCTCATGTCCTGCCCTGTGGTCACCTGCTGCACAA gaCTTGCTTTGAAGACATGTGCAGAACTGG AGCGTATCGTTGCCCTCTGTGCATGCACTCTGTTTGGAATATGGAGGAGTACTGGGAGAGGAGAGATAAGGAAATTGCTCAGTCTCCAATGCCTCCAGAATATCAGCATACTACAGTAAAG ATCCTGTGTAATGATtgtcagtatcactgcactGTTCCCTTCCATGTTTTGGGCATGAAGTGCAGCAGCTGTGGCTCCTACAACACAGCACAGGATGGAGGGCTGATACAGCCTGCAGAACAACAACCACCACAGCAACAATCACAACAGCAGCATCAGCAGCAGTCTGCTgagcctgagtcagaaacacaatGA
- the LOC136677493 gene encoding potassium voltage-gated channel subfamily V member 2-like, which translates to MFRRLSLFPSCKIPSEPESKDSQFPFAQDHVVKHWNSQGDIYVIYVEDEVEAKTPDPQPHLPSPQRNSILNINVGGKSYQISYKMASRFPKSRIGRLAACTDPGGKLDLCDDYVVKDDEYFFDRDPNIFNSVFNFYRTGVLWIRDEFCPRSFLEEIGYWGVKIRTAHPCCCMAFEERYDELEEQLKVQQELEAELETEDYDENFEGMVLGKTRRKIWNLMENPMSSIPAKLMAVFSSIFVLASLVSMSLDTVEEMEYLSPNGRLSGKTHLVHIETICVFFFTVEYLLRLISTPHLCNFAKSALNIVDLFAILPQYMQAALEQFESGENGKHAADMNTVGRVGQVLRVMRLLRIFRILKLARHSTGLRAFGFTLRQCYQQVGCLLLFIALGIFIFSAMVYSVEHDVPNTNFTSIPHAWWWAAVSISTVGYGDMYPETLLGRIFAFGCISFGIILNGLPISVLFNKFSDYYSKLKAHEGSSGLGFQRNLHLKRRAKRRLAEVCCVDGS; encoded by the exons ATGTTCCGAAGACTAAGCCTCTTCCCCAGCTGCAAGATTCCATCAGAACCAGAGTCTAAGGACAGCCAGTTCCCGTTTGCCCAGGACCATGTGGTAAAGCACTGGAACTCACAGGGTgatatttatgtaatttatgttGAAGATGAGGTGGAAGCAAAAACTCCAGATCCTCAGCCTCACCTGCCCTCGCCCCAGAGAAATAGTATCCTCAACATCAACGTTGGAGGTAAGTCATATCAGATCAGCTATAAGATGGCATCAAGGTTCCCCAAGAGCCGCATTGGCCGTCTAGCTGCCTGCACAGATCCTGGAGGGAAGCTGGACCTCTGTGATGACTATGTGGTAAAGGACGATGAATATTTCTTCGACCGGGACCCGAACATTTTCAACAGTGTGTTTAACTTCTACAGGACAGGTGTGTTGTGGATTAGAGATGAATTCTGCCCCAGGAGCTTCCTGGAGGAGATTGGATACTGGGGAGTTAAAATCAGAACAGCACACCCCTGCTGCTGCATGGCCTTTGAAGAACGGTATGATGAACTGGAGGAACAACTCAAGGTCCAGCAGGAACTGGAGGCTGAGCTGGAGACTGAGGATTATGATGAGAATTTTGAAGGGATGGTTTTGGGCAAGACAAGAAGAAAAATCTGGAACTTGATGGAGAACCCCATGTCCTCTATCCCAGCCAAGCTAATGGCTGTGTTCTCTAGCATTTTTGTACTAGCATCCCTAGTGTCCATGAGTCTAGACACAGTAGAAGAGATGGAGTATCTTTCACCCAATGGCAGGTTGAGTGGGAAGACTCACCTAGTACATATAGAGACCATTTGTGTCTTCTTTTTCACAGTGGAATACCTGCTGCGCCTGATCTCAACACCTCACTTGTGTAACTTTGCTAAAAGTGCACTAAATATAGTGGACCTGTTTGCCATTCTGCCGCAGTACATGCAGGCAGCACTGGAGCAGTTTGAGAGTGGCGAAAATGGGAAGCATGCTGCAGATATGAACACAGTGGGCCGTGTGGGTCAGGTGCTGCGAGTTATGAGACTACTCAGGATCTTTCGTATCCTGAAGCTAGCAAGACACTCCACAGGACTCAGAGCCTTTGGCTTCACTCTGAGACAGTGCTACCAACAGGTCGGATGTCTGCTCCTCTTCATTGCCTTGGGCATCTTTATATTCTCTGCAATGGTTTACTCTGTGGAACATGATGTGCCCAACACCAACTTCACTAGCATTCCTCATGCCTGGTGGTGGGCAGCA GTGAGTATATCTACAGTGGGCTATGGGGACATGTACCCTGAGACTCTCCTTGGCCGAATATTTGCCTTTGGCTGCATCTCCTTTGGCATCATCCTCAATGGCCTGCCCATTTCTGTTCTCTTCAACAAGTTTTCAGACTATTATAGTAAGCTGAAAGCTCACGAAGGCTCATCTGGGCTTGGCTTCCAGAGAAATCTCCACCTGAAAAGGAGAGCTAAGAGACGACTGGCTGAGGTCTGCTGTGTGGATGGGTCATAA
- the LOC136676573 gene encoding very low-density lipoprotein receptor-like, translating to MCSVLSLCVAVCVLLQYAAAGEVVPLRCRLGFHPCKDGSECVVFDHVCDGERDCPDGSDEEECATVCSKGEFQCAHGKMCIDQDQVCDGLAQCQDRSDEMNCYEGCEHRCGHRCLPSSFICDGQMDCEDGSDEDLCEDNSETPDEADKLEEDVEVPVTEHPTVQSFSCRLGSRPCHNGNECVLFRHICDGEDDCSDGSDEEGCAQECATGEFQCAHGKLCIEQSQVCDGLPQCQDRSDEMDCIEGCEHRCGQQCLPGTFICDGQEDCEDGSDEANCGDGSCNISEFQCSNGQCVSISMQCDGHPDCRDHSDEKNCSNWINCNETNCRGSPVQCGQFQWQCVSRTACVPQSWLCDGTNDCNDHSDEANCEPQSCRPHQFQCESSGCVDPLLLCNGKADCPDASDEGGACWNQTCTDQSQCPHDCYSTPAGTRCWCRAGYKPVDGAMECVDVNECVEIPAVCSHSCINTEGSFHCSCFHGYILQPDGHSCRVAGDLYLLLSVDSELVRMDLNNSSLDTLLSEPRPILSIDFDWLEQRVYWADSKAVKWTSMDRKNRKTLLQGVWVKCLAVDWIGRNMYWMDRMDRMIKAMSLNGSESVVLVENDVEELKSLTLLPQKGLMFWTETGDKPEIERAGMDGSDRQVLVQDSVQWPVGLAVDLLQERLYWTDEKLHCIGSAALDGGSIKLLQLMETPSPFSLAVFGDIIYWSDILRGTIQGAKKATGKEPQILLRPPGLPLHLKVMHGILQPRVENPSLLKHCSHLCVLAPGLKGVCKCPPGSVLLEDGLTCSKPKDSTFLLLLSPTSVVQISLQNRLSGVGLSDWPENKRMVLPGVKEVKKLDHGMQKEVLLVWDAGLGSVTEFGLKNGSLSLRGTLFSLGGDTLAAMAVDWTTGNMYWSSRAQPGLRITLFSGKHTGLIMQDQVRNVSSITLQPLAGRMCFNNGLTRLECAHMDGQNRTTVWGSAVRPVSLSLCKKGSRLFWADTSLGVVASVKIDGSGYNEIKTEKGLVMFALANKVLVWVTQADSTKVWFSDDQKNSTLWFEVNAEVVDMKAFSDSSPKGTNSCSVSNGGCVQLCLPVPEGHSCHCAGGFLPVDGKNCIRDPTCPPGMLPCLSGEECVSTKKHCDKRPDCADHSDEICALDKLNSTHGPEIYLRPKSGQSSLNGIRLVEKEVLDFSPKSLAPKIQDKDLVTSLNPETQPTSKPPLPTITAKVKEDQDSKVKVEGVDAESCGLQLCGGHGECVLGNGAPECRCFSGYSGQRCEESGVQGPVVYATVGLCAAVIMIGVTIGIVQKRKASNRRQTTIRGTQMQDLEKTAESAPLPTNEKDPEHPEASSVD from the exons ATGTGTTCAGTGTTATCGCTGTGTGTGGCGGTCTGTGTGCTGCTGCAGTACG CTGCTGCAGGTGAAGTGGTTCCCCTGCGCTGTCGTCTGGGCTTCCATCCATGTAAAGATGgctctgagtgtgtggtgtttgaccATGTGTGTGATGGCGAGAGAGATTGCCCTGATGGATCAGACGAAGAAGAATGTGCCACAGTGTGTAGCAAAG GTGAGTTCCAGTGTGCACATGGCAAGATGTGTATTGATCAGGATCAGGTCTGTGATGGTTTGGCTCAGTGCCAGGATCGCTCGGATGAAATGAACTGCTATGAGGGCTGTGAGCATCGATGTGGTCATCGCTGTCTGCCAAGTTCTTTCATTTGTGATGGACAGATGGACTGCGAGGATGGCAGTGATGAGGATCTTTGTG AAGATAATTCTGAGACACCTGATGAAGCTGACAAGTTAGAGGAGGACGTGGAAGTTCCTGTGACTGAGCATCCAACTGTTCAATCGTTCAGCTGCCGTTTGGGCTCAAGACCCTGTCACAATGGAAACGAGTGTGTTCTTTTCAGACACATCTGTGATGGAGAGGATGACTGCAGTGATGGCTCAGATGAAGAAGGCTGTGCTCAGGAGTGTGCGACAG GTGAGTTCCAGTGTGCCCATGGTAAGTTGTGTATAGAGCAGAGTCAGGTGTGTGACGGATTGCCTCAGTGCCAGGATCGCTCTGATGAGATGGACTGCATTGAGGGCTGTGAGCATCGATGTGGTCAACAGTGTCTGCCAGGGACTTTCATTTGCGATGGACAGGAAGACTGCGAGGATGGCAGTGATGAGGCCAACTGTG GAGATGGGAGCTGCAATATTTCTGAATTTCAGTGCAGCAATGGGCAGTGCGTGTCCATTAGCATGCAATGTGATGGTCACCCAGACTGCAGGGACCACTCTGATGAGAAGAACTGCTCAAATTGGATTAATTGCAATGAGACA AACTGTAGAGGATCACCGGTACAGTGCGGGCAgtttcagtggcagtgtgtGTCTCGGACAGCATGTGTTCCTCAGAGCTGGCTATGTGATGGCACCAATGACTGCAATGACCACAGCGACGAGGCTAACT gtGAGCCACAGTCTTGTCGTCCTCATCAGTTTCAGTGTGAGAGCTCAGGATGTGTGGACCCATTGCTGCTTTGTAATGGAAAGGCAGACTGTCCTGATGCATCTGATGAGGGTGGAGCCTGTTGGAATCAAACATGCACAGACCAATCCCAGTGTCCACATGACTGCTATAGCACACCAGCAGGAACA CGTTGTTGGTGCAGGGCAGGTTACAAGCCTGTAGATGGTGCGATGGAGTGTGTAGATGTGAACGAGTGTGTGGAGATTCCAGCGGTGTGTTCTCACTCCTGCATAAACACTGAAGGCTCATTCCATTGCTCCTGCTTTCATGGTTACATTCTGCAGCCTGATGGACACAGCTGCAGAGTCGCAG GTGACTTGTATCTGCTGCTCTCTGTCGACTCTGAGCTGGTTCGGATGGACCTGAATAACTCCAGCCTGGACACGCTGCTCTCAGAACCTCGGCCTATTCTCTCCATCGATTTTGACTGGTTGGAACAGCGAGTTTATTGGGCAGATTCTAAGGCTGTGAAATGGACCTCGATGgacagaaagaacagaaaaacgCTACTTCAAG GTGTGTGGGTGAAATGTTTAGCAGTGGACTGGATTGGGAGGAATATGTATTGGATGGACAGAATGGATAGGATGATAAAGGCTATGAGTCTGAATGGGTCAGAATCTGTTGTTCTGGTGGAGAATGATGTAGAAGAGCTGAAGTCACTGACTCTGCTGCCTCAGAAAGG GCTGATGTTCTGGACAGAAACTGGGGATAAGCCTGAGATAGAGAGAGCAGGGATGGATGGATCAGACAGACAAGTGCTGGTGCAGGACTCGGTGCAGTGGCCTGTAGGTTTGGCTGTGGATCTGCTTCAGGAGCGTCTTTACTGGACAGATGAGAAACTACATTGCATTGGTTCAGCTGCACTGGATGGAGGCAGCATTAAG TTATTGCAGCTGATGGAGACCCCAAGCCCATTTTCCTTGGCTGTATTTGGTGATATCATCTACTGGTCTGATATTCTCAGAGGAACCATCCAGGGAGCGAAAAAAGCCACTGGAAAAGAGCCACAGATTCTGCTGAGACCACCTGGATTGCCTCTTCACCTCA AGGTGATGCATGGGATTCTGCAGCCACGTGTGGAAAACCCAAGTTTGTTAAAGCACTGTTCTCACCTGTGTGTATTGGCTCCTGGTCTGAAAGGTGTATGTAAATGTCCACCTGGTTCGGTTCTGCTTGAGGATGGACTCACATGCTCAAAACCCAAAGACTCCACCTTCCTCTTGCTCCTTTCCCCTACATCTGTAGTACAG ATTTCTCTGCAGAACAGGCTTAGTGGTGTGGGTCTAAGTGATTGGCCAGAGAACAAGAGGATGGTTCTGCCAGGTGTGAAGGAGGTAAAGAAACTAGACCATGGCATGCAGAAGGAAGTTCTGTTGGTATGGGATGCTGGGCTTGGGTCTGTGACTGAGTTTGGACTTAAAAATGGGTCTTTATCTCTGCGTGGAACCCTGTTCAGCCTTGGGGGAGACACTTTGGCTGCGATGGCAGTGGATTGGACCACTGGGAACATGTATTGGAGCAGCAGGGCTCAGCCAGGCCTGCGGATCACTTTATTCTCTGGCAAACACACTGGTCTGATCATGCAGGACCAGGTCAGAAATGTTAGCTCAATCACCCTGCAGCCCTTGGCTGGAAGAATGTGCTTCAATAATGGGCTGACCCGGCTAGAGTGTGCTCACATGGACGGACAGAATCGGACCACTGTCTGGGGCAGTGCAGTTAGGCCTGTCTCATTAAGCCTGTGCAAAAAAGGGAGCAGGCTCTTCTGGGCTGACACTA GTCTGGGAGTTGTGGCCTCAGTTAAAATAGATGGCTCTggatataatgaaataaaaacagaaaagggCTTGGTCATGTTTGCTTTGGCCAACAAAGTCCTGGTCTGGGTCACTCAAGCAG ATTCCACAAAGGTTTGGTTTAGTGACGATCAGAAGAATTCAACGCTGTGGTTTGAAGTTAATGCTGAAGTCGTAGATATGAAAGCCTTCAGTGACTCCAGTCCAAAAG GCACTAACTCCTGCTCAGTTAGCAATGGAGGCTGTGTACAGCTGTGTCTCCCAGTTCCTGAAGGACATTCATGTCACTGTGCTGGTGGGTTTCTCCCTGTTGATGGAAAGAACTGCATTCGGGATCCCACCTGCCCCCCAGGAATGCTGCCATGTTTGAGTGGAGAGGAATGTGTGTCCACAAAGAAACACTGTGACAAACGGCCGGACTGTGCTGACCACTCAGATGAGATCT gtgccCTGGACAAGCTGAACTCTACACACGGCCCTGAAATATATCTCAGACCTAAATCTGGACAGAGTTCCTTAAACGGCATCAGGCTTGTGGAGAAAGAGGTTTTGGATTTTTCTCCTAAAAGTTTAGCTCCCAAGATTCAGGATAAGGATTTGGTGACAAGTCTGAACCCTGAGACTCAGCCCACATCCAAGCCCCCTTTACCCACCATAACAGCCAAAGTTAAGGAGGACCAGGACAGTAAAGTTAAGGTTGAAGGTGTGGATGCTGAATCCTGTGGTTTGCAGTTGTGTGGGGGTCATGGTGAGTGTGTTTTAGGGAATGGAGCACCAGAGTGCCGTTGTTTTTCGGGCTACAGTGGACAGCGTTGCGAGGAGTCGGGGGTCCAAGGCCCAGTCGTTTATGCAACTGTAGGGCTCTGTGCTGCTGTCATCATGATTGGAGTAACAATTGGGATTGTGCAGAAGAGGAAGGCTTCAAATCGCAG GCAAACAACAATAAGAGGGACTCAAATGCAGGATCTGGAGAAAACAGCAGAGTCTGCTCCTTTACCAACAAATGAAAAGGACCCTGAACACCCAGAG GCCTCCTCTGTGGATTAA
- the LOC136677494 gene encoding immediate early response 3-interacting protein 1-like: MALYGLIQAAVLLTNAVAVLHEERFLAKIGWSVDQSVGGFGEEPGIKTQLINLIRSVRTVMRVPLIAVNSVCIILLLLFG; this comes from the exons ATGGCGCTGTACGGACTAATTCAGGCTGCGGTTTTACTCACTAACGCAGTGGCGGTGCTGCATGAAGAGAGATTTCTGGCTAAGA tTGGCTGGAGTGTGGACCAGAGTGTGGGGGGGTTTGGGGAAGAACCTGGCATCAAAACTCAGCTGATTAATCTGATCCGCTCAGTCAGAACAGTCATGAGAG TGCCTCTGATTGCGGTGAACTCCGTGTGTATAATTCTACTGCTGCTCTTTGGTTGA